TGGGACCATATGGTGCGGCTGTGGAACGCTCAAACTGGGGCGTTGCTCCACACCTTAAGCGGCCATACAAGTCTGGTTAATAGCGCCGTGTATGCGCCGCACGGGAATCGACTTGCCTCGGGCAGTCATGACAAGACCGTGCGGTTGTGGGATGCCAAAACGGGGGTTTGTCTGCGCATTTTAAGCAGCCATACCGGGAAGGTTACCAGCGTTGCCTATTCACCGCAGGGGGATCAACTCGTCTCGGGCAGTGACGACAAAACCGCATGTTTGTGGGAGATTCAAACGGGTCGACTGCTCTATACCTTAAGTGGTCATAGACATTCTGTTACTAACATCGCATATTCGCCAAAAGGGAATCAAATTGCTTCGAGTAGCAAAGATAAAACCGTGCGGTTATGGGATGTCAAAACGGGTGCACTGTGCCGCACGTTAAGTGGGCATACAGGTTGGGTTATGAGCGCCGTGTATTCACCGCAAGGAGATCAGCTTGCCTCAGGCAGTTGGGACAAAACCGTGCGTCTATGGGATGTCAAAACGGGCGCACTGCGCCACATTTTAAACGGGCATATAGGTTTTGTTAGTAGCATCTCGTATTCACCAAATGGAGATCAGCTTGCCTCGGGCGGTTATGATAAGACCGTGCGGCTTTGGGACGTCAAAACGGAGGTATTACGCCACTCTTTAAGCGAGCAGATGGAGGATGTTAGAAGTATTGTGTATTCACCAAGGGGGGATCAGATCGCGTCGAGTAGTAGTGATGGCAAGACCGTGCGGCTATGGGATGCTCAAACGGGTAAATTACGCCATACCTTAAGCGGCCATAAAAAATCAATTAGCAGCATCGTGTATGCGCCGCAAGGAAATCAGCTTGCCTCCGCCAGTAATGACAAGACCGTGTGTTTGTGGGACGCTCAAACGGGTGCATTGTGCTACACCTTAAGTGGGCATACGGATTGGGTCCATAGAGTTATGTATTCACCGCAAGGAGATCAGCTTGCCTCCGCTAGTAGTGACAAGACTGTGCGTTTGTGGGACGCCCAAACGGGTAAATTACAACACACTTTAAACGGCCATACAAAATCAATTCGCAGCATCGTGTATTCGCCGCAAGGAGATCAGCTTGCCTCGGGCAGTTGGGATCAGGCTGTGTGTTTGTGGGACCCCCAAACAGGCACATTGCGTCACACTTTAAGCGGCCATACGAAGGATATTGATAGGGTTGTGTATTCACCAAAGGGGGATCAGCTCGCGTCGAGCAGTGATGATAAGACTGTGCGGCTGTGGGATGCTCAAACGGGTAGATTGTGCCACACCTTAAGTGGCCATAAAAAATCAATTCGCAGCATCGTATATTCGCCGCAAGGGGATCAACTTGCCTCCGCTAGTGATGACAAGACTGTGCGTTTGTGGGACGCCCAAACGGGTACATTGCACTACACCTTAAGCGAGCATACAAATTGGGTTCTTAACATTGTGTATTCACCACAAGGGGATCAACTTGCCTCAGGCAGTTTTGACAATACATTACGTCTATGGGATGTCAAAACGGGGCAGTGTCAGAAGGTCATTCAAGGTTTTGGCCGCTCAGTCACAAGTATTGCATGGAAAGAAATTTTCAATGGCAATTATTTAGTCACTGGCAGTGGCGACAAGTCTGTTCGCCAGTGGGAGGTGAGAAAAGAGGGTGGGGAATATAAAGTGTTTTTGTGCTGGAGCTCGACGCATGAAAGCCTTACCTTGGCCGATACTTTAATCGAAAACGTACAATGCCTAAGCAACCCTAACAAGGCGCTGTTAAAGCAGCACGGCGCGGTAGGCGAGCCGTCTTCAAGCCTCCACGGGAGTCAGGAGATCGTTGTAGACTCTAGATTCAGGCAGGATGACCAACTCCGGGCATTTGGATAGCTTTACTACGGTTCACCACCATCTGGTGGCTGGACCGTCGTCTGAGCGACTAAAAATTAAGCAACGCCATCACCCCAAGCACTGCAAATATACCTGCCGCAACCGCATGCACTAAGCGTTGCGGCAGCCGGTGCGCGAAGCGTTCGCCGAGCAAAATAGCCGGTACGTTGGCGATCATCATGCCCAGCGTTGTGCCTATCACTACGCCCCAAAAATCCTGGAAACGAGCGGCTAGAGCAATCGTTGCCAGTTGTGTCTTATCCCCTATCTCAGCAATGAAAAAAGCTATTAACGTGATGCCAAAGATGCCGAATTTACCCGCGTTATACTGTTTTTGTGAGTCGAATTTATCCGGTATAAGCATCCATAAGCTCATGCCAATAAACGAGATTGCCAGCGCCCAGCGCATCAATTCAGGGGTCAGCCGAGTGCCGAGCCAAGCGCCGAACGCGCTAGCTAGGGTATGATTGACCAACGTCGCAATCAGTACGCCCAAGATAATCGGCCAGGGTTTACGATAACGGGCCGCCAGAACCAGGGAGAGTAGTTGTGTTTTATCGCCTATTTCGGCAAGCGCCACGGTGCCCGTTGAAATTAAAAAAGCAGTTAGCAAAGTTCGGGCTCCTGGCGGTGTGTCAGTGTCAAGAATGAAGCGTAGTGCACTCAGCAGTCAATGGCAAATTTTAAGCCTATAGGCGGTTTGAGCTTGAGTCTGCTTAAGCATTGCCATTAAAATCGCATAGATCAGATATGTTAACACTTTCGCCGTTCCAGTTATGATTGAGCTTCACCGCATTACACAGCGCTTCGCGGGTCCCAAGGGTCCAATAGAGGCTTTACATGATGTTAACCTCACGATTGGCGCAGGTGAAATATTCGGCGTTATCGGACGTAGCGGCGCAGGCAAAAGCACGCTCATACGCACGCTTAATTTACTCACCCGCCCTACAGATGGGCGCGTTGTGGTTGCGGGGCGTGATTTAACAGCGCTTACGCCAGATGCGTTGCGCGCTGCCCGGCGCGATATTGGGATGATTTTTCAGCATTTCAATTTGTTATCTTCGCGCACCGTATTTGGCAATGTTGCGCTGCCGCTTGAACTTGCTGGCATGCGGCGCGCCGAGATTGAGGCAACCGTATTACCCTTGCTTGAATTGGTGGGCTTAAGTGCGCAAAAAGACCGCTATCCAACGCAAATTAGTGGCGGGCAAAAGCAAAGAGTAGGGATTGCACGCGCTCTGGCGAACCGGCCACGCGTGCTGCTATCTGATGAAGCCACCTCTGCGCTTGATCCTGAAACCACACGCTCGATTTTAGACTTGCTTAAGCGTATTAACCATGAGCTAAAGCTGACGATTGTGTTAATTACGCATCAAATGGAAGTCATCAAGGCGGTCTGTGACCGAGTGGCGGTGTTGGATGCGGGCCGCATCCTTGAGGTCGGGCCGGTCCGAGAGGTGTTTTTGCAACCGCAACACGAGGTTACGCGCTCATTATTAGGTGAAACCATTGCGCATGAATTGCCGCCGGCGCTAAAAGCGCGTTTGCGGGTACAAATGCACGATAATCACGCCGGCGAAAAGTACCATCATTTACTCCGACTCGCCTTTGCGAGCGGAGTTGATCAACCCGTGCTATCGGAGACCATGCGGCATTATGCGATGATCGATTTTAATATCTTGCATGGTCGGATTGATGAGGTCCAAGGGCAGCCGTTTGGGTCTTTAGCTGTGCTGGCGAGTGGCGCTCCAGTCAAAGTCGCGGAGGCCATGGCATTTTTGCGGCAGCGCGGGGTGCTTGTCGAGGAATTATTGGATCTAGAATAAAATGCTGAGTCTCCTACTTTTATCGTTTGAAGAAACGCTGCTGATGGTCGGCGTATCCGGTTTGCTTGGCGCGCTGTTAGGCGTGCCATTAGGGATTATCCTTTACTTAAGCGCACGCGATGGAGTGCTGCCCAATCTCGCGTTAAATCATATCCTTGGGTTCGTTATCAACGCGATACGCTCAACCCCTTTTATTATTTTACTCGTGGCGGTGATTCCCTTTACCCGGCTATTGGTCGGTTCTTCGATTGGGACGCTGGCG
The Mycoavidus cysteinexigens genome window above contains:
- a CDS encoding TMEM165/GDT1 family protein yields the protein MLTAFLISTGTVALAEIGDKTQLLSLVLAARYRKPWPIILGVLIATLVNHTLASAFGAWLGTRLTPELMRWALAISFIGMSLWMLIPDKFDSQKQYNAGKFGIFGITLIAFFIAEIGDKTQLATIALAARFQDFWGVVIGTTLGMMIANVPAILLGERFAHRLPQRLVHAVAAGIFAVLGVMALLNF
- a CDS encoding methionine ABC transporter ATP-binding protein, which translates into the protein MIELHRITQRFAGPKGPIEALHDVNLTIGAGEIFGVIGRSGAGKSTLIRTLNLLTRPTDGRVVVAGRDLTALTPDALRAARRDIGMIFQHFNLLSSRTVFGNVALPLELAGMRRAEIEATVLPLLELVGLSAQKDRYPTQISGGQKQRVGIARALANRPRVLLSDEATSALDPETTRSILDLLKRINHELKLTIVLITHQMEVIKAVCDRVAVLDAGRILEVGPVREVFLQPQHEVTRSLLGETIAHELPPALKARLRVQMHDNHAGEKYHHLLRLAFASGVDQPVLSETMRHYAMIDFNILHGRIDEVQGQPFGSLAVLASGAPVKVAEAMAFLRQRGVLVEELLDLE